gatctctacaaacgaacatctccagtgctgagtattgaggtaggaagcggggagccatgaatctgcgcacagatatcagaagataaatggaagggggagggagccgccccgctcgggcaccgggaagcagtagcctcttgcactggggagcgggctggactcTCGGACCGGACTTGCAGACCGGCACCcacaagaaagcagactgagatcGTGACCCTGGGAATatgcgtgcgaccagactgaaaactggagctctggagcgctcactgAGACCGGTCGGATACCAGGAGCTCAGGGGCGtgcgcgcgaccagactgaaaaccagtgctCCGGAGTGcgtgcgaaccacactgaaacagggagctcgggagtgtgcttgggaaccaggggtggctggcggtgttagaagcacaaaagacagaaatgtgctggccctggaagcgagggctgggaaagtggctgtggggcgcacatcccaggatatTGCatggtttttagcagcaccgacagaaacagagttaaagtggccaggagagctcagtggagagcggactgtgatctctctgttctgagacagaggctaggatatggccactgctgctctgactctcagaagagttacagaaaaccgccagggaaagccgccagagaacaaaagcccggaaatactggttcacattgtgcccatccccatcccccctctcaggggacagggcaactctacccaaacagggttgcctgagtatcagtgcggcaggcccctcccccagaaggcaggctgaaaaatcaagaagcccacatccctaaggtccctataaaacaaatgcacactgcctgggtcctggtcaacaatttgggctctgtgcatccccacaacctctcctcatcagaataacGAAGAGGaggaaccctcagcaaagaaaggacacagaaactgtggcctctgccacagaactgatagatatggatataaacaaattgtcagaaatgggagttcagaataacaatggtcaagattgtgtaggcttgaaaaaatattaacgaaaatattaacaagaatatagactctctaagggcagaaatgagagtgaatctggcagaaattaaaaatgctatgaatcaaatgcagtctaaactagatgctctgatggccagggtaaatgaggcagaagaacgaattagtgaattggaagatgggatggtagaagagaaagtaaaaatggaaagttggctcaaaaaaatccattctcaagaatgtagattgtgggagattactgactcaatgaaacgttccaatgtcagaatcattggcatccccgagggggtggagaaagacagaggtcaggcagagatatttgaacaaattgtagctgagaacttccctaatctggcaaaggaaacaagcattcgtgtccaagaggcagagaggacccctcccaagatcaatgagaacagacctacaccacgtcacatcatagtgcaattcacaaatattagatccaaggataaagtcttgaaagcggccagggggaagaaaatccttacgtacagagggaggaacatcagaataatgtcagacctgtctatagAGACCTGGCAAGCTAGGAAAGGTTGGCAAGATatttcaaagctctaactgagaagaacatgcagccaggatcctttatccagcaaggctgtcattcagaattgatggagagacaaggaccttccaagaccagcagaaactgaaagaatatgtgaccaccaagccagccctacaagagatattaagggggattctataaaagtaaaaagaccccaagagtgatacagaacagaaatttacaatctatagaaacaaagacttcacaggcaacatgacatcattaaaatcatatctctcaataatcactctcaatgtgaatgacctaaatgctcccataaaatgccacagcgTTGCAGATtatataaaaagacatgacccatccatttgctgtctacaagagactcatcttgaacctaaagatacatccagactgaaagtaaagggatagaaaaccatttttcatgccaatggacctcaaaagaaagctggggtagcaattttcatatcagacagattagattttaaactaaagactgtagttagagatacagaaagacactatattattcttaaaggatgtatccaacaagtggatatgacaatcataaatatctatgcccccaacaggggagcagctagatacacaagccaactcttaaccagaataaagagacatatagataaaaatacgttaatagtaggggacctcaacactccactctcagcaatagacagatcacctaagcagaaaatcaacaaagaaacaagagctttgaatgacatactggaccagatggacctcacagataaTATACACAACACtgcaccccagaacaacagaatattcattcttttcgaatgcacatggaactttctccagaatgggtcacaaaacagatctcaaccgataccaaaagactgagattattccctgcatattctcagaccacaatgctttgaaactggaactcaatcacaaggaaaaatttggaagaaactcaaacacttggaaactaagaaccatcctgctcaagaatgattgggtaaaccagataattaagaaggagattaaacaatttttggagaccaatgaaaatgaaaacacatcagtccaaaacctatgggacactgcaaaggcagtcctaaggggaaaatacatagccatccaagcctcactcaaaagaatagaaaaatctaaaatgcagtttttatattctcacctcaagaagctggagctggaacagaagaacaggcccaacccacgcacaagaaggcaggtgataaagattagagcagaaatcaatgaattagaaaccaggaacacagtagagcagattaccagaactagaagctggctctttgaaagaataaataagatcggtaagccactggccagacttattttaaaaaatagagaaaggacccaaattaataaaattatgaatgaaaggggagagatcacgaccaacaccaatgaaataggaaggatcattagaaacttttatcaacagctttatgccaataaattaagcaacctggaagaaatggatgccttcctggaaacctataaactactaagactgaaacaggaagaaattgattatttaaacagaccgattaattatgaggagattgaagcagtgatcaaaaacctccccaaaaacaagagtccagggatTGACGgattcccagggaattctaccaaacattgaaagaagaaataatacctattctcctgaagctgtttcaaaaaatagaaagagaaggaaaactaccaaactcattctatgaggccagtattaccttgatccccaaaccaggcaaagaccccatcaaaaaggagaattacagaccaatatccctcatgaatatggatgccaaaattctcaacaagatcctagctaataggatccaacagtacattaaaaggattatccatcatgaccaagtgggattcatccctgggatgcaagggtggttcaacattcgcaaatcgatcagtgtgatagatcatattaacaagaaaagagtcaagaaccatatgatcctctcaattgatgcaaaaaagcatttgacaaatcagcatcctttcctgattaaaacccttcagagtatagggatagagggtacattcctcaatttcataaaaaccatctatgaaaagcctacagcaaatattattctcaatggggaaaagctggaagcctttcccttaagatcaggaacacgacaaggatgcccactctcaccactattattcaacatagtactagaagtccttgcaacagcaatcagacaacaaaaagggataaaaggtatccaaatcggcaaagaagaagtcaagctgtctctctttgcaaatgacatgatactctatgtggaaaacccaaaagactccacccccaaattactagaacttacagagcaattcagtaatgtggcgggatacaaaatcaatgctcagaaatcagttgcatttctatacacgaacaatgagactgaagaaagagaaattagggaatcgattccatttacaatagcaccaaaaatcatacgttatctcagaattaacttaaccagagaggtaaaggatctatattctagaaactacaaatcactcttgaaagacattgaagaagacacaaaaagatgggaaaatattccatgctcatggatcggaagaataaacatagttaaaatgctacccagagcaatctacactttcaatgccatcccgatcaaaataccaatgacatttttcaaagagctggaacaaacagtcctgaaatttgtgtagaaccagaaaaggccccaaatcaccaaggaattgttgaaaaggaaaaacaaagctgggtgcatcacgttgccggatttcaagctatactacaaagctgcgatcacagagacagcatggtactggcacaaaaactgacacatagaccagtggaacagaatagagaacccagaaatggaccctcggctctttgggcaactgatctttgacaaagcaggaaaaaacatccagtggaaaaaagacagtctcttcaataaatggtactgggaaaattgggcagcagtatgcaaaagaatgaaacttgaccactctctcacaccatacacaaagataaactccaaatggatgaaagacctcgacgtgagacaggaatccaacaaaatcctagaggagatcataggctgcaacctctttgacatcggccacagcaacttttttcatgacacatctccaaaggcaagagaaacaaaagaaaaaaatgcacttgtgggacttcatcaagataaaaagcttctgcacagccaaggaaacagtaaaaaaaaactaagaggcagcccacggaatgggggaagatatttgcaaatgacactacagataaaagactggtatccaagatctacaaagaacttctcaaactcagtacacgagaaacaaataatcaaatcaaaaaatgggcagaagatatgaacagacacttttccaatgaagacatacaaatggctaacagacacatgaaaaaaatgttcaaagtcattagccatcaaagaaattcaaatcaaaaccacattgagataccactttacgccagttagaatggcaaaaattgacaaggcaagaaacagcaaatgttgcagaggatgtggagaaaggggatccctcttacactgttggtgggaatgcaagttggtacagccactttggaaaacagtgtggacatcccttaaaaagttaaaaatagagctaccctatgatccagccattgcactactgggtatttaccccaaagatacagacgtagtgaagagaagggccatatgcaccccaatgttgatagcagcattgtccacaatagctaaatcgtggaaggagccgagatgcccttcgacggatgactggattaagaagatgtggtccatatatggaatggaatattactcaaccatcagaaagaacgattacccaacatttgcagcaacatggatgggactggaggagattatgctaagtgaaataagtcaagcagagaaagagaattatcatatagtttcactcatttatggaacataagaaatagcaggaagatcggtaggagaaggaagggaagaagaaagggggggtaaacagaaggaatgaaccgtgagagactgtggactctgggaaacaaagtgagggcttcagaggagaagggggtgggggactgggataggccggtgatgggtattaaggagagcattgcatggtgtgctgggtgttatatgcaaataatgaatcatggaacattacatcaaaaactaaggatgtactgtatggcgactaatgtaacataataaaaaattattataaaaaaagaaacaggcgGTGCGCGCGTGCGGAGGGGGTGGGGTTTGCGGCGGCTCGGACTCACGAAGGTTCCAGAGGCACCACGTGCATCACGCCGGATGGGGTTTGCACGCAGGCTTGGGGCACTGCGACTCGTGCGGGTCGGGCCTGCATCCGGGTAAGCGCGTTCGGCGCAGTGTTTCCTGTTCTCTCCCCTGTGTGGCGGCAGCTCGGGCCTTGCCTGATCAGCCTGACCATGGTTTCAGCTTTGGAagggttgatggacatttggatgattgatttttggctgttatgaactGTGCCGCTATGAATACTGTGTACAACTTCTTATGTGGACACGTATTTTCAATTCTGTGAGCTACAGAAAGATCTAGAAGAGGTGAAGGTGCTGCTGGAAAAGGCCACTAGAAAAAGTGTATGTGATGCCCTTACAGCTGAAAAAGCGAAGATTGAGACAGAAATCAAGAACAAGATGCAGCAGAAATCACAGAGAAAAGCAGAACGTCTTGACAGTGAAAAGCCAGCTGCTGTGGTTGCTCCTATTACAACAGGATGTACAGTGAAAATCAGTAATTACGGATGGGATCGGTCAGATAAGTTTGTGAAAATCTACATTACCTTAACTGGAGTTCATCAAGTCCCCACTGAGAATGTGCAGGTGCATTTCACAGAGAGGTCATTTGATCTTTTGGTAAAGAATTTAAATGGGAAGAGTTACTCCATGATTGTGAACAATCTCTTAAAACCCATCTCTGTGGAAGGCAGttcaaaaaaagtcaaaacagatACAGTTCTTATGTTAtgtagaaagaaagcagaaaacacaCGGTGGGACTACCCGACTCAGGttgaaaaagaatgcaaagagaaagaaaagccctCCTATGACAATGAAACAGATCCTACTAAGGGACTGATGAATGTTCTAAAGAAAATTTATGAAGATGGAGATGATGATATGAAGCGAGCCATTAATAAAGCTTGGGTGGAATCAAGAGAGAAGCAAGCCAAAGGAGACACAGAATTTTAAGACTTTAAAGTCATTTTGGGAACTGTGAAGTGGAAATATTGATGTTTCCAATGAGGAAATGTTGGTGAGCTGCACAGATAAATTCGACATATAACTTACTTATACAGTCATCTTCTAAGTAAAGGCAATGATTCTCCCATTTCCTCCTGGaggaattatttaaataaaatatgcttacTAAACATTTCCTCCAAAGATGGTTTCCTTAGTAATCTGggcattttgtttaaaaaaggataatattGTATTCTTGTGTGAAACATAAAAAAGCAAGTCTTGCCTAATGGTAATGCCACATTGTGTGTATTTTTGTTCAGCTAAGAGGTAGAAAACAAAAGTTCTTGTTTGCCTGTAAGTTCCTGATATCAGCTCCCACCAATGtaagaataagtaaaaataaaacctgaatttttgcataaaaacaaacaaacaaacaaaaaacccaaatgtgaTCCTAGAAACAAAGATGCAGGGATCACCCAAAGGGCCTGTTGAACATGGAGATTCCTGGGCCCCGTCGTGCTTGACCTCCTGAAGCTGGATCTCCAAGCCTGGAGtcctggtattttctttttcacgtGGTGATTGTGAGGCATGTGAAGTTTGAAAGATTGTGAGCTCTCTGCAGACGTGCTCAAAGTACCACTTACTTTTACATATGATGTGGGCGCTGGAAGAGTCTTTAGAAACCCCCTGACTTTATGCCTGTGGACACTAGGAAACAAGCTGTAATTTGGCCACAATCACTCTACTGTTAGGGGCCTAGTAAGACTGGGACCCACACATCCTCCTTCCGAACAACCACGTGTGGTTGCATTTGATTTGCATCTGCCATTATTTGCTCCTCATCTGTGCAACGGACTGACAGAGATCCTCCCACAGCAACAttcacttttttctcttgctcAGGATCAACTGAAAAGTTAgataaatctgaaaagaaatgaagacttaaattggaatcttttattttatctatgGAAAGTTCTGGCAAATCGCTAATGATGATGATATAATAACAGTGTACAAGGAGGATCTTTGGTCACCAGATTTCTGTTAAAAGACAGTTCTGGGCCATTTCTAGTCACTGCCACTTCTCACTGCTCAAGTCTCATCAAGGAAGGACATTTTTAAGAGTACCAGTTTATTTCAGGTGGCAAATAGAATTTTATTGGACTAGAGTAAGAGTAGCCTTTCTTGAATGCTATATCAAAGATTCAGATTCTGATACCAGTTTCAACATGTATGGTTTTTGTCCCCCCGCCAAGCAATTCTTGGACACCCCCAAGGTGTCTTCCAATCCAGCTtgattctgacactatctacctggagagaGTGTCAGAAGGCACAGGGTAAGGGCTCGGTCCTGCAAGaccgccaccccccaccccccagatgcCAATTGTAAGTTCAgattgtcacctgtgcttctgatgacagtctataaatcagaggttccagTGATCCCCTTATGGGTGCCCTTAATGGGATCCCCTTCTAATGGGTTCCATTAATTAGCTAGAGTGCCTCACAGAACCCAGAGAAGCATTTTATTTACTAGATTaccaatttattataaaaggatataactcagaaacagccagacggaagagatgcataggacaaGGTATGGGGAAGGGGTGCAGAGCTCACCAACCTGCAAACTCTCTGAACCCAGTTCTtgtgggtttttatggaggctttattacaTAGGCGTagttgattaaatcactggctattggtgattgaactcaaccTGCagctccactcccctccccaggggtcaggcagaggagggggaagctgaaagttccaaccttctcATCAcatggttctcctggcaaccagcccccatccttaggttacCTGTCCACTTTCCAAAAGTCATCTCATTGATATATAAAAGGCACCTCTATCTCTCTTAtcatttaggaaattccaaggtttttaggagctctgtgtcagaacAGGGATGAAGAACAAACATCTATTTCttgttataaatcacagtatcacctGGACCATTTCAACCTGCAGGAAGTTTGATCCTGGCAAACTGAGAAAAGTGAAGATAGTAGAATGTGtttgtacatgtgtatataataAGCACACCACCTTTTCTTGGGACGTGTTGGTCCTTTAATCTGAGATTACGTCTTCCTTtatttggagggggagggggaaatgagaaGCGGGGAGTTAAaacgtcttttttaaaaaatgaataatggtgATAATAGGTGGTATTctaaaaaatgttcttatttggCAAAAACAAAAGTTGGATATTTTTAATTCCATGAAATCAAAAGTTGTAAACACAACTAGATTTTTTGACATTATCTTATTACCATACTCCCTCATATTGAATCTCATTTCAGCAAACCAGTGCTCACATGCGTGGGGACATACCCGACACTCTCACCTCTTAGTTTCATGACCTTATTTCCAAAATGGTCTGTGTCAAGCTACTTCTTCCTTCTATTCAGTCACGTCTTTTTAGGGATCAGATTTGCCCCACCTTCCACCCGTTCTCTGACCACAATCTTTCATCATTTAGTCCATTACTGGCACTACAGTGGATATTCAAGTTTATCCGGACCATCAGGCTCTGGACCCCTCCTCTTATTCCCTACATTCATCCCCCTTCTGTCTTCATTGCCTTCTCTAGCCAGCTAAGATTCCATGGTTCATCCATTCAGTAACTCGTTTTTCAGCATCCTGAAgtcctctgtatttttttttttcaataaatatgggCAATGGCCCAAAGCTGGATAAAGCCAACCGACGCCTATACCCAAGCAGCTGAGTCTAACTATCTAGAATCACCCCGCGGGGCAGGCTGGTGCCATCGTGGAATGATTCATAATCACTGGTGTTAAGGGGACCCTCAGCACTGCCCAGCGACCTCACCAAGCTTCTCTGGTCAACTCCCTTTCCCACTCTTGACAATGATTGTTTCAAACTTTCCTTGATGCCACTATCACCTCCCTACCTTCGAGCAGAGACCTTGTCTTCTACTTCATAGAACATATAGAGGCTCTTATAAAGGAACAAACATCCTGCCACCAAAACCATAAAGCTAGCTTCATTAGCACCCAGCCTCACGCTTTCCCGGTTTAAAAAGAggtctcctttcctcttcctcacaATCATGCTTCGATGTACCCTCACTCACTTCCTGCTCTAGctactcccttctctctc
The nucleotide sequence above comes from Ursus arctos isolate Adak ecotype North America unplaced genomic scaffold, UrsArc2.0 scaffold_27, whole genome shotgun sequence. Encoded proteins:
- the LOC113262062 gene encoding calcyclin-binding protein-like, with translation MQQKSQRKAERLDSEKPAAVVAPITTGCTVKISNYGWDRSDKFVKIYITLTGVHQVPTENVQVHFTERSFDLLVKNLNGKSYSMIVNNLLKPISVEGSSKKVKTDTVLMLCRKKAENTRWDYPTQVEKECKEKEKPSYDNETDPTKGLMNVLKKIYEDGDDDMKRAINKAWVESREKQAKGDTEF